A single Epinephelus fuscoguttatus linkage group LG13, E.fuscoguttatus.final_Chr_v1 DNA region contains:
- the LOC125899214 gene encoding glycerol-3-phosphate dehydrogenase, mitochondrial-like, with amino-acid sequence MAEYTTENRSQNCPCAGRRFLIRHQQPEHQAHSRRSPISTESHHEIGLQTGQHNDARVNLAIALTAARYGAAIANYTEVVHLLKRADPQTGKERVCGAHCRDGITGQEFDVRAKCVINATGPFTDALWKMDDQKNPDICQPSAGVHIVIPGYYRTICAPLVEARGAAAGIETS; translated from the exons ATGGCAGAATATACAACAGAAAACAG ATCTCAAAACTGCCCTTGTGCAGGGAGACGATTTCTCATCAGGCACCAGCAGCCGGAGCACCAAGCTCATTCACGGAGGAGTCCGATATCTACAGAAAGCCATCATGAAATTGGATTACAAACAG GACAACACAACGATGCTCGAGTGAACCTCGCCATCGCCCTCACTGCTGCCAGGTATGGGGCTGCCATAGCCAATTACACTGAAGTGGTGCACCTACTGAAGAGGGCAGACCCTCAGACGGGGAAGGAGAGGGTCTGCGGAGCGCACTGCAGGGATGGGATCACAG GGCAGGAATTTGATGTCAGAGCCAAATGTGTTATCAATGCCACGGGACCTTTTACAGACGCGCTGTGGAAAATGGATGATCAGAAGAACCCCGACATCTGTCAGCCCAGTGCTGGGGTGCACATCGTCATCCCAGGCTATTACAG GACAATATGTGCACCCTTGGTTGAAGCAAGGGGAGCAGCGGCTGGAATTGAAACCAGCTGA